Proteins from one Paenibacillus amylolyticus genomic window:
- a CDS encoding PASTA domain-containing protein has product MGIPKDTAKTSDKKSKEVSVVQAKAPDLSGKTAKQARSQLLSAGIAYVTLGQGDNVIRQYPVAGASMNPGQRIYLLTEESSKMKIPDLTGESLRDALEVLSLMKVGVTVKGEGYVVKQTEQVAGEQRTVQLNLQTAKAAVTGIADEAPISSDPSSEAEGREQEASGGEGKTKETDETDNNKASANESESSDDPATNGTSLP; this is encoded by the coding sequence ATGGGAATACCCAAAGATACAGCCAAAACTTCTGACAAAAAGTCAAAAGAAGTCTCTGTCGTGCAAGCCAAGGCGCCCGACCTGAGTGGCAAGACAGCCAAACAGGCCAGAAGCCAGCTTCTGAGTGCAGGTATTGCTTACGTGACTCTTGGTCAAGGTGATAATGTAATTCGGCAGTATCCGGTTGCTGGCGCATCTATGAATCCAGGCCAACGAATCTATCTGCTAACGGAAGAAAGCAGCAAGATGAAGATTCCCGATCTAACAGGCGAATCTCTCCGTGATGCCCTTGAAGTACTATCTCTCATGAAAGTGGGGGTTACGGTCAAAGGCGAGGGCTATGTCGTGAAGCAAACCGAGCAGGTTGCAGGTGAGCAGAGAACTGTGCAGTTGAATCTGCAGACTGCCAAAGCTGCAGTGACAGGTATAGCCGATGAGGCTCCAATCTCTTCTGATCCGTCCTCAGAAGCCGAAGGTAGGGAACAGGAGGCTTCGGGCGGAGAAGGTAAAACGAAAGAAACAGATGAAACAGATAACAACAAGGCTTCTGCCAATGAATCCGAATCGTCTGATGATCCGGCAACAAATGGGACTTCGCTACCATAG
- the murF gene encoding UDP-N-acetylmuramoyl-tripeptide--D-alanyl-D-alanine ligase produces MKRTLAQLAEMCGGTLSDVAAHGHVMVEGVFTDSRKPLEGSLFIPLVGERFDGHEFVQACLEKGAAGAIWQKDHGIPPQGAVVVVEDTLVALQELASAYLTENKAAVVGITGSNGKTTTKDIVDAILSTTFKVHKTQGNFNNHIGLPLTVLSMDPDTEIIILEMGMSGRGEINDLSVIAQPDVAVITNIGESHLLQLGSRLEIARAKAEIAAGLKPGGLLIYNGDEPLIAQVLEEPETKQPDGLQRFTFGLQTDNDDYPTGLMNAQNGVVFTTKQSGEHAFTLPLLGTHNVVNCLAALAVARHFKVTKEQISAGLSRLKLTGMRIEVTQGVSGLTLLNDAYNASPTSMKAAIDVLEGLKGYRMKVAVLGDMLELGPQEQDLHFGIGEYITSAKMDMVLVYGPLSAHMAEGARKHMPAEAVHAFIDKEEMTRYLLEKLHPRDVVLFKASRGMKLESVVEALQIAPLQNRVD; encoded by the coding sequence ATAAAAAGAACATTGGCACAATTGGCCGAGATGTGTGGAGGAACATTAAGTGACGTAGCTGCTCATGGCCATGTAATGGTTGAAGGGGTGTTTACCGATTCGCGTAAACCCCTGGAAGGCAGTTTGTTTATCCCGCTAGTGGGTGAAAGGTTTGACGGACACGAGTTTGTGCAAGCCTGTCTAGAGAAGGGTGCTGCAGGGGCGATCTGGCAAAAGGATCATGGTATTCCACCACAAGGAGCTGTCGTTGTTGTTGAAGACACACTTGTTGCACTGCAAGAACTCGCATCTGCTTATCTAACGGAGAATAAAGCGGCTGTAGTCGGTATTACAGGCAGCAACGGCAAGACAACCACCAAGGACATCGTGGATGCCATTCTCTCGACTACGTTCAAAGTGCATAAGACGCAAGGCAACTTCAATAATCACATTGGTTTACCATTGACTGTGTTAAGTATGGACCCGGATACGGAGATTATCATTTTGGAGATGGGGATGAGTGGTCGCGGGGAAATTAATGATCTGTCCGTTATTGCTCAGCCTGATGTAGCGGTCATTACCAATATTGGTGAATCTCATCTGCTTCAGCTGGGTTCAAGACTGGAGATTGCCAGAGCGAAAGCCGAGATTGCCGCGGGTTTGAAGCCTGGCGGGTTACTGATCTACAACGGAGACGAGCCTTTAATTGCACAAGTCCTTGAAGAGCCCGAAACGAAGCAACCCGATGGGTTGCAGCGGTTTACATTTGGTCTGCAAACCGATAATGATGACTATCCTACCGGACTTATGAATGCACAGAACGGAGTAGTTTTCACCACCAAACAGTCCGGAGAACATGCATTTACGCTACCTCTGCTGGGAACGCATAATGTCGTTAATTGCCTGGCTGCTTTGGCAGTAGCTCGTCATTTCAAAGTGACGAAGGAGCAGATTTCCGCGGGGTTGTCCCGCTTGAAACTGACGGGCATGCGTATTGAGGTTACTCAAGGTGTCAGTGGTCTAACCCTGCTGAATGATGCATACAATGCAAGTCCAACCTCCATGAAGGCGGCAATCGATGTACTGGAAGGTCTGAAAGGATACCGCATGAAGGTTGCTGTGCTAGGTGATATGCTTGAGCTCGGTCCTCAGGAGCAGGATCTGCATTTTGGAATTGGTGAGTATATTACTTCTGCCAAAATGGACATGGTGCTCGTATACGGGCCGCTATCAGCACATATGGCTGAAGGAGCAAGAAAGCATATGCCGGCTGAGGCTGTGCATGCTTTTATAGATAAAGAAGAAATGACCCGTTATCTACTGGAGAAATTACATCCCAGAGACGTTGTCTTGTTCAAAGCCTCAAGAGGCATGAAGCTGGAGAGCGTGGTCGAAGCACTACAAATAGCACCATTACAGAATCGAGTAGACTAG
- the mraY gene encoding phospho-N-acetylmuramoyl-pentapeptide-transferase, giving the protein MDFQVLLLTIGVSFILAVIAAPLLIPLLRRMKFGQQVREDGPQSHLKKSGTPTMGGVVILVAFTLAFLKFSAVKNTDFYVLLVATLGFGLIGFLDDYIKIVFKRSLGLTARQKMLGQLFFSAVMCFLLIQNGHSTAISIPGTSVSFDWTGWFYYPFVVFMMLAITNAVNFTDGLDGLLSGVSAIAFGAFAIVAMQATSMPAAVCAAAMIGAVLGFLVYNAHPAKVFMGDTGSLGIGGAIGAVAIVTKTELLFVIIGGIFVIEILSVIIQVVSFKTRGKRVFKMSPIHHHFELSGWSEWRVVITFWAVGAILAALGLYLNKGL; this is encoded by the coding sequence ATGGATTTTCAGGTATTACTGTTAACAATCGGCGTTTCATTTATTCTGGCGGTGATTGCCGCACCGCTCCTGATTCCGCTGTTACGCCGCATGAAATTCGGACAGCAGGTTAGGGAAGATGGGCCTCAGAGCCATTTGAAAAAAAGCGGAACACCAACAATGGGTGGCGTCGTCATTTTAGTTGCGTTCACATTGGCCTTTCTGAAATTCTCGGCAGTCAAGAATACAGACTTTTATGTCTTACTCGTGGCTACGCTGGGATTCGGGCTGATTGGGTTCCTGGATGACTACATCAAAATTGTGTTCAAACGTTCACTGGGACTGACGGCCAGACAAAAAATGCTGGGTCAATTGTTCTTCAGTGCAGTGATGTGTTTCTTGCTGATCCAGAATGGACACAGCACAGCCATCTCCATTCCGGGTACGTCAGTCTCGTTCGACTGGACCGGATGGTTCTATTATCCGTTTGTTGTATTCATGATGCTTGCCATTACCAACGCGGTTAACTTTACCGACGGTCTGGATGGGTTGTTGTCAGGGGTAAGCGCGATTGCCTTTGGGGCGTTTGCCATTGTGGCGATGCAAGCCACGTCGATGCCGGCGGCAGTATGTGCAGCAGCGATGATCGGGGCCGTGCTCGGATTTCTGGTATACAATGCACATCCGGCCAAAGTGTTTATGGGAGATACAGGCTCTCTGGGGATTGGCGGTGCAATTGGTGCAGTAGCGATTGTAACCAAAACGGAGCTTCTCTTTGTCATCATCGGCGGTATTTTTGTCATCGAGATCCTGTCTGTTATTATTCAAGTGGTATCATTCAAGACTCGTGGCAAGCGTGTATTCAAAATGAGCCCCATTCACCATCACTTTGAATTAAGCGGTTGGTCAGAATGGCGGGTTGTTATTACCTTTTGGGCGGTAGGTGCAATTTTGGCCGCTCTTGGACTTTATCTCAACAAGGGGTTGTAG
- the spoVE gene encoding stage V sporulation protein E, with translation MKQTRPAPDIWLLISILALLAIGIVMVYSAGSVLAFHDYGDSFYFVKRQALFAVLGLVAMFVTANVDYRVWRKYAKPILIACFIMLIAVLIPGIGVVRGGARSWLGIGSFGIQPSEFMKLGMILFLAHWLSKEPGKIKTFTTGLLPPLGLIGLAFGIIMLQPDLGTGTVMMGASMLIIFTAGARMKHLSLLALGGVAGFAALIAAAPYRLQRITAFLDPWSDPLGAGYQIIQSLYAIGPGGLAGLGLGMSRQKYSYVPEPQTDFIFSILAEELGFIGGMIVLLLFLVLVWRGMRVAMTVPDAFGSLLGVGIVGMVAVQVIINIGVVIGMMPVTGITLPLISYGGSSLTLMLTALGILVNLSRYAR, from the coding sequence ATGAAACAGACGCGACCGGCACCAGATATTTGGTTGCTGATTAGTATTTTGGCATTGCTTGCCATCGGCATCGTAATGGTATATAGTGCAGGCTCGGTGCTTGCCTTTCATGACTATGGCGATTCATTTTATTTTGTTAAAAGACAGGCTCTGTTTGCGGTGCTTGGGCTTGTGGCCATGTTCGTCACCGCTAACGTAGACTACCGGGTGTGGAGGAAGTATGCCAAGCCTATATTGATTGCCTGTTTTATTATGCTCATTGCCGTACTCATTCCCGGCATCGGTGTGGTTCGCGGTGGTGCACGAAGTTGGCTGGGCATTGGTTCGTTCGGTATTCAACCCTCAGAATTCATGAAGCTGGGCATGATTCTGTTTCTGGCTCACTGGCTGAGCAAGGAACCGGGTAAAATCAAAACCTTTACAACGGGGCTTTTGCCGCCGCTGGGATTGATCGGTTTGGCTTTTGGTATTATTATGCTGCAGCCTGATTTGGGGACAGGCACCGTGATGATGGGTGCGTCGATGCTTATTATTTTCACGGCTGGAGCGCGAATGAAACATCTGAGCCTGCTGGCTCTTGGTGGCGTAGCAGGGTTTGCGGCTTTGATCGCCGCAGCACCTTATCGGTTGCAGCGTATCACAGCGTTTTTGGACCCCTGGTCCGATCCGCTGGGTGCCGGATATCAGATCATCCAATCGTTATACGCCATTGGTCCTGGGGGACTGGCGGGCTTGGGACTGGGGATGAGCCGGCAGAAGTACAGTTATGTTCCTGAACCGCAAACGGACTTTATTTTTAGTATTTTGGCTGAAGAACTCGGCTTTATAGGTGGAATGATTGTATTATTGTTGTTTCTGGTGCTGGTGTGGAGAGGAATGCGTGTGGCCATGACCGTACCGGATGCCTTTGGCAGTCTGCTTGGTGTTGGTATCGTTGGTATGGTTGCTGTACAAGTCATTATTAACATTGGTGTTGTCATTGGCATGATGCCTGTTACGGGCATTACCTTGCCTCTGATCAGCTACGGTGGATCATCATTGACCCTCATGCTCACAGCACTGGGCATTTTAGTGAATTTATCCCGTTATGCGAGGTGA
- the murG gene encoding undecaprenyldiphospho-muramoylpentapeptide beta-N-acetylglucosaminyltransferase translates to MRVVLSGGGTGGHIYPAVAIARQCEAENPDSTFLYIGGTRGLESKLVPQENIPFKSIDITGFRRKLSIENLKTVMRFIQGVRKSKKMLKEFKPDVVIGTGGYVCGPVVYAATKLGIPSIIHEQNAIPGLTNKFLMRYVDTVAVSFEGSETSFSGAKKVIYTGNPRATTVAQASRDRGFATLGVPMNSRVVLVVGGSRGAKAINQAMVDMAPMLEQLDDVHVVYVTGDTYFDETREAIRSSLGTMPNHLHVLPYVHNMPEVLACTSLIVNRAGASFLAEITSLGIPSILIPSPNVTNNHQEANARTLEGGGASLTMLEKDLTGKLLYEAIAKIMNDELGRKRMAEASRKLGKPDAAEVLVHEIQRLAARR, encoded by the coding sequence ATGCGAGTCGTTCTAAGCGGTGGCGGTACGGGTGGACATATCTATCCGGCTGTTGCCATAGCAAGACAATGCGAGGCGGAGAACCCGGACTCGACATTTCTATACATTGGAGGAACCAGAGGGCTGGAAAGCAAGTTGGTTCCCCAGGAGAATATTCCTTTTAAATCCATTGATATTACCGGTTTTCGGCGAAAATTGTCCATTGAGAACCTGAAAACGGTCATGCGTTTCATTCAAGGTGTACGCAAGTCCAAAAAGATGCTGAAGGAATTCAAACCGGATGTTGTGATTGGTACCGGTGGATATGTGTGTGGACCTGTGGTATATGCAGCAACAAAACTGGGTATTCCGAGTATAATTCATGAACAGAATGCCATTCCTGGTCTGACCAACAAATTTTTGATGCGATATGTGGACACGGTTGCCGTTAGCTTTGAAGGTTCTGAAACATCGTTTTCCGGCGCCAAAAAGGTGATCTACACTGGTAATCCACGGGCGACCACGGTAGCCCAGGCTAGCCGTGATCGTGGTTTTGCCACGTTAGGTGTACCCATGAACAGCCGTGTTGTGCTCGTGGTTGGTGGCAGTCGCGGGGCAAAAGCAATTAATCAGGCCATGGTGGACATGGCTCCAATGCTGGAACAACTGGACGATGTACATGTGGTTTACGTGACAGGAGATACCTATTTTGATGAAACGCGTGAAGCCATTCGCAGCTCATTGGGGACGATGCCAAACCACCTGCATGTCCTGCCTTACGTTCATAATATGCCTGAGGTGCTGGCCTGCACATCCCTGATTGTAAACCGCGCAGGTGCATCATTCCTTGCAGAGATTACATCTCTGGGTATTCCTTCAATCCTGATTCCGTCACCTAACGTGACCAACAATCATCAGGAAGCCAATGCGCGTACGCTTGAAGGTGGAGGTGCATCACTCACGATGCTGGAGAAGGATCTTACAGGCAAACTCCTGTATGAAGCCATCGCCAAGATTATGAATGATGAATTGGGACGTAAACGAATGGCTGAGGCTTCCCGCAAATTGGGGAAACCTGATGCAGCTGAAGTGCTTGTTCATGAAATTCAGCGTCTTGCTGCACGCCGATAA
- the murB gene encoding UDP-N-acetylmuramate dehydrogenase, whose amino-acid sequence MHQWISLLSQNDVGRVLENESLAKYTTWKIGGPADALVIPENKEQMLNLVQLLHKLQIPWMQLGRGSNMLVSDKGIRGVVVKPGDGFDYAEFHEGGVTAGAAHSFVKLSVIAAKKEWTGLEFGSGIPGTVGGAVYMNAGAHGSDVSRIFKFAEIVLETGELVRFSKEDMDFAYRHSVLHDRKGIVLEATFELQHGERKVISETLAAYKDRRRRTQPLQMACAGSVFRNPPGDHAARLIEAAGLKGMTQGGAQVSTMHANFIVNTGQATAEDVITLMQLIQSTISSQNGINLVPEVFVVGER is encoded by the coding sequence ATGCACCAGTGGATATCGTTACTATCCCAGAATGATGTTGGCAGAGTTCTTGAAAACGAATCGCTAGCCAAATACACCACATGGAAAATCGGCGGTCCTGCGGATGCACTGGTCATTCCCGAGAATAAAGAGCAGATGTTAAATCTCGTTCAATTGCTTCACAAGCTTCAGATTCCGTGGATGCAGCTTGGGCGGGGTTCAAACATGCTGGTGTCAGACAAAGGAATACGTGGTGTTGTAGTGAAACCGGGCGATGGCTTTGATTATGCCGAATTTCACGAAGGTGGTGTAACCGCCGGAGCAGCACATTCTTTTGTTAAACTCAGTGTAATTGCTGCCAAAAAGGAATGGACCGGTCTGGAATTCGGCAGCGGTATCCCCGGCACTGTCGGTGGAGCCGTATACATGAATGCAGGTGCTCATGGATCGGATGTGTCACGGATATTCAAATTCGCTGAGATTGTACTGGAGACAGGGGAATTGGTACGCTTCAGCAAGGAGGACATGGACTTTGCCTACCGCCACTCTGTTCTGCATGATCGGAAAGGCATCGTGCTGGAAGCTACTTTTGAACTCCAGCATGGAGAGCGCAAAGTCATTTCGGAAACCCTGGCGGCATACAAAGATCGCCGGCGTCGCACACAGCCGCTGCAGATGGCATGTGCAGGGAGTGTATTCCGAAATCCGCCGGGTGATCATGCAGCCCGTCTGATTGAAGCAGCAGGGCTGAAAGGGATGACTCAGGGAGGCGCACAGGTATCCACCATGCATGCCAATTTCATTGTCAATACAGGCCAAGCAACAGCAGAGGACGTTATCACCCTAATGCAGCTGATTCAGAGCACTATATCATCTCAAAACGGTATTAACCTGGTACCGGAAGTCTTCGTAGTGGGTGAGCGGTAA
- the murA gene encoding UDP-N-acetylglucosamine 1-carboxyvinyltransferase, whose product MDKLVIEGGKPLSGSIRIHGAKNAALPIMAASLLADGEVTLHNVPHLLDIEVMLYILERLGCTCRHEQGTVTINTSSIRSYDVPEDLMKQMRSSIFLMGPLLAKFGQVSVYQPGGCAIGERKIDLHLRGLEALGALIQEQDQQIICHGRNLVGTDILLDFPSVGATENIMMAAVLAKGTTTICNAAREPEIQDLQHFLNAMGASIIGAGTDTITINGVEKLEPCSYEIIPDRIVAGTVMIAAAATRGNVTLTHCNPAHLTSLIHVLKRTGVQITVCNDIMTVSCMSRPKSVDRIVTSPYPSFPTDLQSQIMVLLSLADGFSVMKETVFEGRFKHVDELNVMGADISVDLNAAFIRGVPRLYGATVEATDLRAGAALVIAGLAAQGKTVVEQVHHIDRGYDQIEKLFQSLGASVERQSPVSKQLDFAN is encoded by the coding sequence TTGGACAAATTGGTGATTGAAGGTGGGAAACCCCTCTCAGGATCCATACGCATCCATGGAGCAAAAAATGCCGCTTTACCGATTATGGCCGCAAGTCTGTTGGCAGATGGAGAAGTTACACTGCATAACGTGCCACACTTGCTGGACATTGAAGTGATGCTGTATATCCTGGAACGGCTTGGATGCACGTGTCGGCATGAACAGGGAACAGTGACGATTAATACCTCGTCTATCCGGTCATATGATGTGCCAGAAGATCTAATGAAGCAGATGCGCTCTTCCATTTTTTTGATGGGACCATTGCTGGCTAAGTTTGGGCAAGTGTCAGTGTATCAGCCAGGAGGCTGTGCCATTGGAGAACGCAAAATCGATCTTCACCTCCGGGGCCTGGAAGCGCTCGGAGCTTTGATTCAAGAGCAGGACCAACAGATTATCTGTCATGGTCGCAATCTGGTGGGTACAGATATTCTTTTGGATTTTCCCAGTGTGGGCGCAACCGAGAATATCATGATGGCAGCCGTTCTGGCTAAGGGAACGACAACCATATGCAACGCGGCAAGAGAACCTGAAATACAGGACCTGCAGCACTTTCTGAATGCCATGGGTGCAAGTATTATTGGCGCAGGGACGGATACGATTACGATCAATGGCGTAGAGAAACTGGAGCCTTGTTCCTATGAGATTATTCCGGATCGAATTGTTGCCGGAACCGTGATGATTGCAGCAGCGGCAACACGAGGCAATGTTACGCTTACACACTGCAATCCTGCTCATCTTACTTCACTTATACATGTATTGAAGCGCACTGGTGTTCAAATCACAGTCTGCAATGATATAATGACGGTGAGCTGTATGAGCCGTCCCAAATCAGTAGACCGTATTGTGACTTCTCCGTATCCTTCCTTTCCGACAGATTTGCAATCGCAGATCATGGTGCTGCTCAGTCTGGCAGACGGATTCAGTGTGATGAAAGAAACGGTATTCGAGGGCAGGTTCAAACATGTGGATGAATTGAATGTGATGGGGGCTGATATTTCAGTCGATCTGAACGCAGCATTTATCCGTGGTGTTCCCCGTCTGTACGGGGCTACAGTAGAAGCAACCGATCTTCGTGCAGGTGCAGCTCTGGTCATTGCTGGTCTGGCTGCTCAGGGCAAAACGGTTGTGGAGCAAGTGCATCATATAGACCGGGGCTACGATCAGATCGAGAAGTTATTCCAAAGTCTTGGAGCATCGGTTGAGCGACAGTCGCCCGTTTCAAAACAGTTGGATTTTGCCAATTAA
- a CDS encoding FtsQ-type POTRA domain-containing protein: MPKSQIPVLKKNRPKGNTSRKIVIILLLLFIVLLAVLFFRSSMSRISAIEITGNVYTATSELLEKSGLREGDQFFGTSTAEVIERLKAIKAISTVTVDKQFPGIIHIKVQEYATVAYELGSDGTLKAILASGTSLEVPATIGVAVEKPILTQWKADDPLKAKLSQALAKIPNELTTDISEIIPNPTPSFPDQIRMYTKSQFEVITTVSLLSDKVEYLNQVIETERPGKITMLEADTYVPFIPDDPEDDVEPGASP, from the coding sequence ATGCCTAAAAGTCAAATTCCGGTTCTGAAGAAGAATCGGCCAAAAGGAAACACAAGCCGCAAGATTGTAATTATTCTCTTATTACTATTTATTGTATTGCTCGCTGTATTATTCTTTCGTTCTTCCATGAGCCGGATTTCGGCCATTGAAATTACGGGTAATGTATATACAGCGACCTCAGAACTGCTGGAGAAAAGTGGTCTGAGAGAAGGCGATCAATTTTTTGGGACAAGTACTGCCGAGGTTATTGAGCGACTCAAGGCCATCAAGGCGATTTCCACGGTTACGGTAGACAAACAATTCCCGGGTATTATCCATATCAAGGTTCAGGAATATGCCACGGTTGCCTATGAGCTTGGTTCTGACGGTACCCTCAAAGCGATATTGGCCAGTGGGACAAGCTTGGAGGTTCCGGCAACGATTGGTGTTGCTGTGGAGAAGCCCATATTGACTCAATGGAAGGCTGATGATCCACTCAAAGCCAAACTGAGCCAGGCACTGGCTAAAATTCCGAATGAATTGACGACGGATATTTCGGAGATTATTCCGAATCCAACGCCTTCATTTCCAGATCAGATTCGGATGTATACCAAGTCACAGTTTGAAGTGATTACAACCGTCTCTCTTTTATCGGATAAAGTGGAATATCTGAATCAGGTAATTGAGACCGAACGGCCTGGGAAAATCACCATGCTTGAGGCAGATACCTATGTCCCTTTCATCCCGGATGATCCAGAAGATGATGTTGAACCGGGAGCAAGCCCCTGA
- the ftsA gene encoding cell division protein FtsA — translation MSNNDIIVSLDIGTSKIRAIIGEMNNGTFNIIGVGSADSEGIRKGVIVDIDQTVQSIRNAVDHAERMVGIQISEVYVGISGNHIGLMSSHGVVAVSNEDREIGEEDMERVLKAAEVIAVPPEREIIDVVAKQYVVDGLEGIQDPRGMIGVRLEVEATIITGAKTAIHNLLRCVEKAGLKVSDLVLMSLGAGQLALSKDEKTMGSVLVDIGAGATTIAIFEEDSLVATSTLPIGGEFVTNDIAYGLRTLTDQAEKVKLKYGCAWLDDAAADVMFKVTRIGSNVDKEFSQEDLAAIIEPRVQEIFQMISQEVKRLGYNELPGGYILTGGTVSMPGVLQVAQHELAASVRVAVPDYIGVRDPGFTSGVGILHSVIRSLRIRPSINSGGGNNNNNNKKPTNRPKPNAAQESEQKPGLFERLKNMFSEFI, via the coding sequence TTGAGCAACAATGACATCATTGTTAGTTTGGACATCGGTACATCCAAAATTCGCGCTATTATTGGGGAAATGAATAATGGAACCTTTAATATTATAGGAGTTGGATCTGCCGACTCGGAGGGAATTCGCAAAGGTGTAATCGTAGATATCGATCAGACGGTGCAGTCGATTCGCAACGCAGTGGATCATGCAGAACGTATGGTGGGTATTCAAATATCCGAAGTGTATGTTGGAATCTCGGGAAATCATATCGGACTGATGAGCAGTCACGGCGTCGTGGCTGTGTCTAACGAGGATCGTGAAATCGGGGAAGAAGACATGGAACGGGTGTTGAAAGCAGCCGAAGTCATTGCGGTTCCGCCGGAACGGGAAATTATTGATGTTGTCGCCAAGCAATATGTTGTAGATGGCTTGGAGGGCATTCAGGACCCCCGTGGTATGATTGGTGTTCGTCTGGAAGTTGAAGCAACGATCATTACGGGTGCAAAAACAGCGATACATAATCTTTTGCGCTGCGTGGAAAAAGCGGGTCTGAAAGTAAGCGATCTTGTTCTCATGTCGCTTGGAGCGGGTCAACTGGCTTTGTCCAAAGATGAAAAAACGATGGGTTCAGTGCTTGTTGATATTGGAGCAGGTGCAACAACCATCGCCATTTTTGAAGAAGACAGTCTTGTTGCAACATCAACATTGCCGATTGGCGGAGAATTCGTAACGAATGATATTGCCTATGGCTTACGCACGTTAACGGATCAGGCGGAGAAGGTCAAACTGAAATATGGCTGCGCCTGGTTGGATGATGCTGCTGCAGATGTGATGTTCAAAGTCACCCGAATTGGCAGTAACGTAGACAAGGAATTTTCACAGGAGGATCTGGCGGCTATTATTGAACCTAGGGTTCAGGAAATATTCCAGATGATATCTCAAGAAGTGAAACGTCTTGGTTATAACGAGCTTCCTGGAGGTTATATACTAACGGGAGGTACGGTATCTATGCCGGGTGTCCTGCAGGTTGCTCAGCATGAACTTGCTGCTTCGGTACGAGTCGCGGTGCCGGATTATATCGGTGTGCGTGATCCTGGCTTCACGAGTGGAGTCGGCATTTTGCACAGTGTAATCCGCAGTTTGCGTATTCGTCCCTCGATCAACAGCGGCGGTGGCAACAATAATAATAACAACAAAAAACCGACCAACCGTCCGAAGCCGAATGCGGCTCAGGAATCGGAGCAAAAACCAGGTCTGTTCGAGCGGCTGAAAAATATGTTCAGCGAATTTATATAA
- the spoIIGA gene encoding sigma-E processing peptidase SpoIIGA — translation MVVYVDLIFLTNLCIDGALIGLTAWMRQTKLVWWRWLLSAIVGALYVVMMFVPEFDFMFTFLIKFGFSLVMLVIAFDFKGLQAFARTLGTFYVINFVAAGGILGVHYMLQSSGELFNGIWFTASGGMSFDLKIAFWFTFIVFFAVLFLFKAVQSSKRKTDRMTTYLGKVEVCIDEVVISCTGLLDTGNQLTDPLSRMPVMVMEASLWQDMLPASWKGRLKDEAPDNLILELDQESFQWQDRLRLVPYRGINKGTAFMLAMKPDRVKVTMEETCYETTRVLIGLDGGVLSSDGKYQAVIHPELVQDAASAQSTALSAGATEKPLNVV, via the coding sequence GTGGTTGTGTATGTGGATCTTATTTTTTTGACTAACCTGTGTATTGACGGTGCACTGATCGGACTAACCGCCTGGATGCGCCAAACAAAGCTGGTTTGGTGGAGATGGTTGCTATCAGCTATTGTGGGCGCATTATACGTGGTCATGATGTTTGTACCGGAGTTTGATTTTATGTTTACCTTTTTGATCAAGTTCGGGTTCTCGCTGGTCATGCTTGTCATTGCTTTTGATTTTAAAGGTTTGCAGGCTTTTGCGAGGACGCTCGGTACCTTCTATGTGATTAATTTTGTCGCTGCCGGAGGTATTCTGGGTGTGCATTACATGCTTCAGAGCTCCGGTGAGTTGTTTAACGGCATTTGGTTCACGGCTTCTGGTGGGATGTCATTTGATTTGAAGATCGCTTTCTGGTTCACGTTTATCGTATTTTTTGCTGTCCTGTTTTTATTCAAAGCCGTGCAGAGCTCAAAACGGAAAACGGATCGCATGACGACGTATTTGGGTAAAGTTGAGGTCTGCATCGATGAGGTAGTCATTTCTTGTACAGGCCTTCTGGATACGGGCAATCAACTTACAGATCCCTTGTCGCGCATGCCGGTCATGGTGATGGAGGCTTCATTGTGGCAAGACATGTTACCTGCTTCATGGAAGGGCAGACTCAAGGATGAGGCGCCGGACAACCTTATTCTGGAGCTTGATCAGGAAAGTTTTCAGTGGCAGGATCGACTACGGCTGGTGCCTTATCGGGGCATTAACAAAGGGACTGCGTTTATGCTGGCAATGAAGCCGGACCGGGTGAAAGTGACGATGGAGGAAACATGTTATGAGACGACAAGGGTACTCATTGGGCTGGATGGAGGTGTTTTGTCGTCGGATGGGAAATACCAGGCCGTGATTCATCCTGAACTTGTGCAAGACGCTGCTTCTGCGCAGTCTACGGCTCTCTCTGCGGGAGCAACAGAAAAGCCGCTGAATGTGGTATAG